The segment TACTATTAACTCAATTTGTTTATGCAAAAATAATTTAGCTTCGGTTCTAGTCTTTTACTGCTAACTGGTTTTTTCCCCGTTTCTCTTCATTATTGAGACGTAAAATGTACAACTGTgtcttctcttctttttttctgaTTGGATAAACAAAATTTGGTGATTGTCTAATGAAATTGAGGGCATTGCTCTttcaaaatatgtttattttactTCTGTAAAAATGGGTTAATTTGGGGTTTTTAATTTTCAACTTTAGTTGGAAACATGTTAGGGTCAATTTATTTGGGATAAAAAATACTTTTGAAATAAAAACATTACTAAACAAGTTActgatgaatttttaaaaaatatttttgggaCAAAAATGCTTTGAAAAAATACTTTTTTTGATTAAAAgtagaagaaaaaaattttaacttctgCTCAAAAGTAATTTTTAGAacaaaagtatttttgaaaattttttgaaaagtATTACTAAATATCAGGAGTGATATGTAAACCAAGTAGTCTGATTTGGATATTTCAGATTATAGTACTTCAAACATCACAATTCCCATACTTGCTTCTTCAGTTGCTACCATGTAACCAAACGCAACTCAAGTTATAAGAACTTCATATTCGAGTCCGACTTTGAAATCTAAAACTCAGTTCAAATTTGACTAAGTTTCATTTGAGATAAAAACAAACTTGAAAGCACTCGGTTAGACTTTATTACATACTAAAACATGAACTGAATTCTCATacttcaattttttattatttcagcctaacttgagttcaaaaatgaaatttttcaatacataactaaaaaaaataaaatctcgATTAATCTTGCAGCTTGTTcaaatcaaatatcaaaatacTTGAATCCAACTCAATCAATACTAGAACTTGAGTCAACAATGGTCGAGCTGAACTTGAGTGACTTACAAACTAGTATCGGGAAACAGAGAGTCTGAGCAGCAAAATGGAGAAAATTTCCATTGATTTCATGTACTACATATTTGAGGCACTCTAACAAATAAAGAGATGTAAGAAAATAATTTCTGTATCTGAGAGAACAAAATATGTTAAAAACTTCCCCAACTGAGTAAATCTAACGTAGAACCGCACAAGGTGATAAAATCAACCTTTCCAAATCATGCCATTTCTTTGTATCATCCAAGAACCCCCATGCATAACAACCTAAATTAGATCTTGTCATCTAACTTATCATTATTATTTACAAGGGGTAGTAGTTGTTCCATCCTGTTCCTAGGTGTCCGGGGTGTTCGTGGTGTTCCAGGTGGCTGTTGAGAAAGCAAGTGTCGGACGTACCCGTAAAATGTACATCCCACAAGTGTGATACCACAGCCAACAGCATTTAGACCCGAAATCGGGTTTTTGAATATCATCCATGAAATCAACACAGCAACTGCTACCTGCATCAGAAAAGCATTAGAATAATGAATACCACATTCAAAATGATGAACAGGAAGCTTTAAAGCGTTTAAGCACCAGAAATCTGCTACAATTTACCACAAAATTTCAGGACTCTGCAGAATCCGAAAAATACATTCATCTAAATAATCAAATCTACGGTAATGTAAACAACTTAAGCCTAGAACACCACAATCAATGACAACAATTATAATACTAAAATGAGTCAGAATATGATAAGAATCCCTCTTCACTAGATAAATCTCACCTTAAGGTTCCCAGCAACATTAAATGTTACAGCCGTAGTTGAGTGAATCACGTAAAAGATGGAGAAGTTAAGACAGAAAGCCAGCACTCCAGAGCTGAAAATAATGACGAGAGCTGGCCAGGGAGAAGGGTGTGTCTCAAACCATTCCATAATGCCATTACCTTCTAGTAACATTGCTGGTACTCCCAAGATCAAGG is part of the Gossypium arboreum isolate Shixiya-1 chromosome 5, ASM2569848v2, whole genome shotgun sequence genome and harbors:
- the LOC108489844 gene encoding UDP-galactose transporter 1-like isoform X2 encodes the protein MDLSVVDPEDRWKRIFPMSFVFCVNIVLGNVSLRYIPVSFMQTIKSFTPATTVILQWLVWRKYFDWRIWASLIPIVGGILLTSITELSFNMFGFCAALFGCLATSTKTILAESLLHGYKFDSINTVYYMAPFATLILGVPAMLLEGNGIMEWFETHPSPWPALVIIFSSGVLAFCLNFSIFYVIHSTTAVTFNVAGNLKVAVAVLISWMIFKNPISGLNAVGCGITLVGCTFYGYVRHLLSQQPPGTPRTPRTPRNRMEQLLPLVNNNDKLDDKI